A genomic stretch from Gorilla gorilla gorilla isolate KB3781 chromosome 20, NHGRI_mGorGor1-v2.1_pri, whole genome shotgun sequence includes:
- the VRK3 gene encoding serine/threonine-protein kinase VRK3 isoform X2, whose product MISFCPDCGKSIQAAFKFCPYCGNSLPVEEHVGSQTFVNPHVSSFQGSKRGLNSSFETSPKKVKWSSTVTSPRLSLFSDGDSSESEDTLSSSERSKGSGSRPPTPKSSPQKTRKSPQVTRGSPQKTSCSPQKTRQSPQTLKRSRVTTSLEALPTGTVLTDKSGRQWKLKSLQTRDNQGILYEAAPTSALTCDSGPQKQKFSLKLDAKDGRLFNEQNFFQRAAKPLQVNKWKKLYSTPLLAIPTCMGFGVHQDKYRFLVLPSLGRSLQSALDVSPKHVLSERSVLQVACRLLDALEFLHENEYVHGNVTAENIFVDPEDRSQVTLAGYGFAFRYCPSGKHVAYVEGSRSPHEGDLEFISMDLHKGCGPSRRSDLQSLGYCMLKWLYGFLPWTNCLPNTEDIMKQKQNLGDKARLRLGLVAQVIWEAAGHLRLKCRSEV is encoded by the exons ATGATCTCCTTCTGTCCAGACTGTGGCAAAAGTATCCAAGCGGCATTCAAATTCTGCCCCTACTGTGGAAATTCTTTGCCTGTAGAGGAGCATGTAGGGTCCCAGACCTTTGTCAATCCACATGTGTCATCCTTCCAAG GCTCAAAGAGAGGGCTGAACTCCAGTTTTGAAACCTCTCCTAAGAAAGTGAAATGGTCCAGCACCGTCACCTCTCCCCGATTATCCCTCTTCTCAGATGGTGACAGTTCTGAGTCTGAAGATACTCTGAGTTCCTCTGAGAGATCCAAAG GCTCCGGGAGCAGACCCCCAACCCCCAAAAGCAGCCCTCAGAAGACCAGGAAGAGCCCTCAGGTGACCAGGGGTAGCCCTCAGAAGACCAGCTGTAGCCCTCAGAAGACCAGGCAGAGCCCTCAGACGCTGAAGCGGAGCCGAGTGACCACCTCACTTGAAGCTTTGCCCACAGGGACAGTGCTGACAGACAAGAGTGGGCGACAGTGGAAGCTGAAGTCCCTCCAGACCAGGGACAACCAGGGCATTCTCTATGAAG CTGCACCCACCTCCGCCCTCACCTGTGACTCAGGACCACAGAAGCAAAAGTTCTCGCTCAAACTG GATGCCAAGGATGGGCGCTTGTTCAATGAGCAGAACTTCTTCCAGCGGGCCGCCAAGCCTCTGCAAG TCAACAAGTGGAAGAAGCTGTACTCGACCCCACTGCTGGCCATCCCTACCTGCATGGGTTTCGGTGTTCACCAGGACAAATACAG GTTCTTGGTGTTACCCAGCCTGGGGAGGAGCCTTCAGTCGGCCCTGGATGTCAGCCCAAAGCATGTGCTGTCAGAGAGGTCTGTGCTGCAGGTGGCCTGCCGACTG CTGGATGCCCTGGAGTTCCTCCATGAGAATGAGTATGTTCATGGAAATGTGACAGCTGAAAATATCTTTGTGGATCCAGAGGACCGGAGTCAG GTGACTTTGGCAGGCTATGGCTTTGCCTTCCGCTATTGCCCAAGTGGCAAACACGTGGCCTACGTGGAAGGCAGCAGGAGCCCTCACGAGGGGGACCTTGAGTTCATTAGCATGGACCTGCACAAGGGATGCG GGCCCTCCCGCCGCAGCGACCTCCAGAGCCTGGGCTACTGCATGCTGAAGTGGCTCTACGGGTTTCTGCCATGGACAAATTGCCTTCCCAACACTGAGGACATCATGAAGCAAAAACAGAA cctgggtgacaaagcaagactccgtcttggacTTGTTGCCCAAGTCATCTGGGAGGCAGCTGGCCATCTACGTCTGAAGTGCAGGAGTGAAGTCTAA
- the VRK3 gene encoding serine/threonine-protein kinase VRK3 isoform X4 translates to MISFCPDCGKSIQAAFKFCPYCGNSLPVEEHVGSQTFVNPHVSSFQGSKRGLNSSFETSPKKVKWSSTVTSPRLSLFSDGDSSESEDTLSSSERSKGSGSRPPTPKSSPQKTRKSPQVTRGSPQKTSCSPQKTRQSPQTLKRSRVTTSLEALPTGTVLTDKSGRQWKLKSLQTRDNQGILYEAAPTSALTCDSGPQKQKFSLKLDAKDGRLFNEQNFFQRAAKPLQVNKWKKLYSTPLLAIPTCMGFGVHQDKYRFLVLPSLGRSLQSALDVSPKHVLSERSVLQVACRLLDALEFLHENEYVHGNVTAENIFVDPEDRSQVTLAGYGFAFRYCPSGKHVAYVEGSRSPHEGDLEFISMDLHKGCGPSRRSDLQSLGYCMLKWLYGFLPWTNCLPNTEDIMKQKQNCSSTLNVCSADVFT, encoded by the exons ATGATCTCCTTCTGTCCAGACTGTGGCAAAAGTATCCAAGCGGCATTCAAATTCTGCCCCTACTGTGGAAATTCTTTGCCTGTAGAGGAGCATGTAGGGTCCCAGACCTTTGTCAATCCACATGTGTCATCCTTCCAAG GCTCAAAGAGAGGGCTGAACTCCAGTTTTGAAACCTCTCCTAAGAAAGTGAAATGGTCCAGCACCGTCACCTCTCCCCGATTATCCCTCTTCTCAGATGGTGACAGTTCTGAGTCTGAAGATACTCTGAGTTCCTCTGAGAGATCCAAAG GCTCCGGGAGCAGACCCCCAACCCCCAAAAGCAGCCCTCAGAAGACCAGGAAGAGCCCTCAGGTGACCAGGGGTAGCCCTCAGAAGACCAGCTGTAGCCCTCAGAAGACCAGGCAGAGCCCTCAGACGCTGAAGCGGAGCCGAGTGACCACCTCACTTGAAGCTTTGCCCACAGGGACAGTGCTGACAGACAAGAGTGGGCGACAGTGGAAGCTGAAGTCCCTCCAGACCAGGGACAACCAGGGCATTCTCTATGAAG CTGCACCCACCTCCGCCCTCACCTGTGACTCAGGACCACAGAAGCAAAAGTTCTCGCTCAAACTG GATGCCAAGGATGGGCGCTTGTTCAATGAGCAGAACTTCTTCCAGCGGGCCGCCAAGCCTCTGCAAG TCAACAAGTGGAAGAAGCTGTACTCGACCCCACTGCTGGCCATCCCTACCTGCATGGGTTTCGGTGTTCACCAGGACAAATACAG GTTCTTGGTGTTACCCAGCCTGGGGAGGAGCCTTCAGTCGGCCCTGGATGTCAGCCCAAAGCATGTGCTGTCAGAGAGGTCTGTGCTGCAGGTGGCCTGCCGACTG CTGGATGCCCTGGAGTTCCTCCATGAGAATGAGTATGTTCATGGAAATGTGACAGCTGAAAATATCTTTGTGGATCCAGAGGACCGGAGTCAG GTGACTTTGGCAGGCTATGGCTTTGCCTTCCGCTATTGCCCAAGTGGCAAACACGTGGCCTACGTGGAAGGCAGCAGGAGCCCTCACGAGGGGGACCTTGAGTTCATTAGCATGGACCTGCACAAGGGATGCG GGCCCTCCCGCCGCAGCGACCTCCAGAGCCTGGGCTACTGCATGCTGAAGTGGCTCTACGGGTTTCTGCCATGGACAAATTGCCTTCCCAACACTGAGGACATCATGAAGCAAAAACAGAA CTGCTCAAGCACGCTTAACGTGTGTTCTGCTGACGTGTTCACTTAG